A window of the Pseudoalteromonas sp. A25 genome harbors these coding sequences:
- the phoU gene encoding phosphate signaling complex protein PhoU, which produces MDHNLNKHISGRFNEELESVRNHVLSMGGLVEQQLNLALDAVNECDAEKARKVSENDYQVNAMEVNIDEECTRIIAKRQPAASDLRLVVAIAKTIADLERIGDEAERIARVALDSFTKDQQDLLVNIENMGRQVSKMLHDVLDAFARMDAQRAFEVHKEDAKVDREYEALTRQIMTYMMEDPRSIPKIMDLIWSVRSLERIGDRCQNIAEYVIYFVNGKDIRHTSQEDIEKSL; this is translated from the coding sequence ATGGATCATAATTTAAATAAGCATATATCTGGTCGCTTCAATGAAGAGCTAGAAAGTGTGCGTAATCATGTTTTAAGTATGGGAGGGCTAGTTGAGCAACAGCTTAACTTAGCGCTTGATGCTGTGAATGAGTGTGATGCGGAAAAAGCGCGTAAGGTGAGCGAGAATGACTACCAGGTTAATGCCATGGAAGTTAACATTGACGAAGAGTGTACACGCATCATAGCAAAACGACAGCCAGCAGCGAGTGACTTGCGTTTGGTTGTTGCTATTGCAAAAACTATTGCTGATTTAGAGCGCATCGGTGATGAAGCGGAACGTATTGCGCGCGTGGCATTGGACTCTTTTACTAAAGATCAACAGGATTTGTTAGTTAATATTGAAAACATGGGTCGTCAGGTATCTAAAATGTTGCATGATGTGCTAGATGCATTTGCACGTATGGATGCTCAGCGCGCATTTGAAGTGCACAAAGAGGATGCGAAAGTAGATAGAGAATATGAGGCATTAACGCGTCAGATCATGACATATATGATGGAAGACCCACGTTCAATTCCAAAAATAATGGATTTGATTTGGTCTGTTCGCTCTTTGGAGCGCATTGGTGATCGTTGCCAGAATATTGCTGAATATGTCATTTATTTTGTTAATGGGAAGGATATTCGCCATACATCTCAAGAAGATATAGAAAAATCTCTATAG